The following DNA comes from SAR324 cluster bacterium.
CTGACTCTGACCGAAGAAGCCCGGGAGCGCATTGAAGAAGAACTGGAAAAACTCAAAGTTCTGGAACCCTCATCAGCCGAATCCAATGTAACACGGGCCTATCTGGATTGGTTGACCATTCTTCCCTGGGGCATTTATACCAAAGACAATTATGATCTTAAAAAAGCGGAAAAAATCCTGAATCAGGATCATTACGGACTGAAAGATGTCAAAGACCGGATTCTGGAACTCATCTCAGTCGGCATCATCAAGGGCGATCTCGCCGGTTCCATTGTTCTGTTGGTGGGACCTCCCGGTGTAGGTAAAACCTCAGTTGGACAATCCATTGCCCGCAGTCTGGGACGGAAATTTTACAGATTTTCCCTGGGCGGTATGCGTGATGAAGCAGAAATCAAGGGGCACCGCAGAACCTATGTGGGGGCCTTGCCGGGAAAACTCATCCAGGCCTTGAAAACCTGCAAAACAGCCAACCCTGTGATCATGCTGGATGAAGTCGATAAAATCGGCGCCAGTTTTCAGGGGGATCCCGCATCGGCCTTGCTGGAAGTTCTGGATCCTGAACAGAATCATGCCTATCTCGATCATTATATGGATGTGCGTTTTGATTTGTCCAAGGTCCTGTTTATCTGCACCGCAAATCAACTGGAAACTATTCCCAGACCCCTGCTGGATCGTATGGAGGTGATCCGTCTGTCGGGATACATTATGGAAGAAAAGCTTCAGATTGCCAAAAACTATCTCATTCCCAAACAACTGGAAAATCATGGTTTGATTAAATCCAGAATTTCCCTGTCACGAGCAGTGATCAAGGAAATTATTGATGGCTATGCACGGGAAGCCGGAGTGCGGAATCTGGAAAACCAGATCAAAAAAATCATGCGTAAAAGTGCCCGGACTATCGTGCAAACTGAAGTTGACAAAGTTGAAATCACCTCCAGGGATTTGCCGGAAATTCTGGGCCGAAAAGTATTTGATGAAGAAAAAGTTTTTCGAAAAAACAGAGTTGGTGTGATCATGGGGCTGGCCTATACCAGCATGGGTGGCGCGACCCTGCATATTGAATCCACTGCGATAGACTCAAAAACCCCGGGCTTCAAACAAACGGGGCAACTCGGAAGTGTCATGGTGGAATCCTCAGAAATTGCCTATACCTATGTCCGGGGTATGTTGAGCAAACATAAAAAATACAAGGATTTTTTTGAACAGAAACACATCCATATTCATGTTCCCTCCGGGTCCACACCCAAAGATGGTCCCTCTGCGGGAATCACCATGGCCTGCGCCATCTATTCCCTGGCGACAGACACGCCCTTGACGGGCAGACTGGCCATGACTGGAGAACTGACACTGAGTGGACTGGTGATGCCGATTGGCGGCGTGAAGGAAAAACTGATTGCTTCA
Coding sequences within:
- the lon gene encoding endopeptidase La — protein: MADNTSDSNEQDSGEDSIFNLEETTKVTDDKSVVITSDLLPTVLQVIPLHDRPLFPKMTVPIMVQDSQFMKMLMEAKSSTLFVGFVLAKNQDNADEGPPKAKDMNKVGVAAKILQVSGHHDKEGPLQVIVHVMERFQVVKFMTDTQPWKAKVRYWYEDASSNEIDEELKAYSVSIINSIRELIRLNPLFKEELTLLMGEVNLARPGILADFSASMTTASGEELQGILEERDIHTRVEKVLVLLHKELEISKLQIQINKRIEDRLSTQQREFFLKEQLKEIKKELGLAKEGAETEVEKYLKRMDSLTLTEEARERIEEELEKLKVLEPSSAESNVTRAYLDWLTILPWGIYTKDNYDLKKAEKILNQDHYGLKDVKDRILELISVGIIKGDLAGSIVLLVGPPGVGKTSVGQSIARSLGRKFYRFSLGGMRDEAEIKGHRRTYVGALPGKLIQALKTCKTANPVIMLDEVDKIGASFQGDPASALLEVLDPEQNHAYLDHYMDVRFDLSKVLFICTANQLETIPRPLLDRMEVIRLSGYIMEEKLQIAKNYLIPKQLENHGLIKSRISLSRAVIKEIIDGYAREAGVRNLENQIKKIMRKSARTIVQTEVDKVEITSRDLPEILGRKVFDEEKVFRKNRVGVIMGLAYTSMGGATLHIESTAIDSKTPGFKQTGQLGSVMVESSEIAYTYVRGMLSKHKKYKDFFEQKHIHIHVPSGSTPKDGPSAGITMACAIYSLATDTPLTGRLAMTGELTLSGLVMPIGGVKEKLIASRRAKVQQIIFPEENQKDVDELEDYLKDGMQFHFVETVDQVLNICFPDVKLET